The Leisingera sp. M658 genome window below encodes:
- a CDS encoding FAD-binding oxidoreductase: MEADYAVIGGGVVGLSVAWGLLRRGKRVTVLDGDDGSFRASRGNFGLVWVQSKGMKQPRYASWSQQSATAWGGFAAELEDGTGRSVGLQQNGGYDLHFSEETLYATVAQYDALKDKLGGNYPYEVLGRNALSREEPHIGPKVAGAILHHQDGHANPLRLLVSLAADVRRLGGTVLNGKTVTAVSKPDAFRVQCSDGTAVTAGKVVLSAGLGAMELGPKLGFKAPVRPQRGQVLITEKLPKMINRPSLIARQVDEGGIQIGATNEEVGLDDGVTQPGLSGLAAKAIGAYPALARAQLVRSWGALRILSPDGLPIYQESPELPSAYLVTCHSGITLAAAHALFLPDWLEGTAAAPDLEVFSEDRFPVS; this comes from the coding sequence ATGGAAGCAGATTATGCAGTGATCGGCGGCGGCGTTGTCGGCCTGTCCGTGGCCTGGGGGCTGCTGAGGCGCGGCAAGCGCGTCACGGTATTGGACGGCGATGACGGATCGTTCCGCGCCAGCCGCGGCAACTTCGGTTTGGTCTGGGTGCAGTCCAAGGGCATGAAACAGCCGCGCTATGCCAGCTGGAGCCAGCAGTCCGCAACCGCCTGGGGCGGATTTGCCGCCGAACTGGAAGACGGCACAGGCCGCTCCGTCGGGCTGCAGCAGAACGGCGGCTATGACCTGCATTTCTCCGAAGAGACGCTTTATGCCACCGTCGCGCAGTATGATGCGCTGAAGGACAAGCTGGGCGGCAACTACCCCTACGAGGTTTTGGGCCGCAACGCGCTCAGCCGCGAGGAGCCGCATATCGGGCCCAAGGTGGCAGGCGCGATCCTGCATCACCAGGACGGCCACGCAAATCCGCTGCGCCTGCTGGTCTCGCTGGCGGCGGATGTGCGGCGGCTGGGCGGCACGGTATTGAATGGTAAGACTGTCACCGCAGTTTCCAAGCCGGATGCCTTTCGGGTCCAGTGCAGCGACGGCACCGCGGTCACAGCAGGCAAGGTTGTGCTCTCCGCCGGCCTCGGCGCGATGGAGCTTGGTCCCAAGCTGGGCTTCAAGGCGCCCGTTCGCCCGCAGCGGGGTCAGGTGCTGATCACCGAAAAGCTGCCGAAGATGATCAACCGCCCCTCGCTGATTGCCCGCCAGGTGGATGAGGGCGGCATTCAGATCGGCGCCACCAACGAGGAGGTGGGGCTGGACGACGGCGTGACGCAGCCGGGCCTGTCGGGCCTCGCCGCCAAGGCCATCGGGGCCTATCCGGCGCTGGCCCGCGCGCAGCTGGTGCGCAGCTGGGGGGCGCTGCGCATCCTGTCGCCCGACGGCCTGCCGATCTATCAGGAAAGCCCGGAACTGCCGAGTGCCTACCTGGTTACCTGCCACAGCGGCATCACCCTGGCTGCGGCCCATGCGCTGTTCCTGCCGGACTGGCTGGAAGGCACCGCAGCCGCCCCCGATCTGGAGGTGTTCAGTGAAGACCGATTCCCCGTTTCTTGA
- a CDS encoding (2Fe-2S)-binding protein — protein MKTDSPFLELQDGAPRVRVWFDGQPLDLPAGANLAAALLAAGVQVFRHTPVSGAPRAPFCMMGACFECLVETGGGVRQACMLEVEEGMKIARPHEAEAGDATL, from the coding sequence GTGAAGACCGATTCCCCGTTTCTTGAGCTGCAGGACGGCGCTCCCCGGGTGCGGGTCTGGTTCGACGGCCAGCCGCTGGACCTGCCCGCAGGCGCCAATCTGGCCGCCGCGCTGCTGGCCGCCGGCGTGCAGGTGTTCCGCCACACGCCCGTATCGGGCGCGCCGCGGGCGCCGTTCTGCATGATGGGCGCCTGTTTCGAATGCCTGGTCGAGACCGGCGGCGGCGTGCGCCAGGCCTGCATGCTGGAAGTGGAAGAGGGAATGAAAATTGCCCGCCCGCATGAAGCGGAGGCTGGCGATGCAACACTGTGA
- a CDS encoding NAD(P)/FAD-dependent oxidoreductase, with translation MQHCDLAIIGAGPAGMAAAAEAAQRGLSVILLDEQSRPGGQIYRDVDRAAGPRGAILGQEYLHGTTLTAGLGQGGICYVPGAIVWAIEDGFRISFTRQGRGDQIEADRVILATGALERPMPVPGWTLPGVMTAGAAQILLKQSGVLPRRAVLTGSGPLLYLIAAQMVRAGTPPLALVETQTGISPMASARHLPGALRGWRYLVKGLKMLTEIKRAGVPRYTGATGIAVAGSIQAEAVAFRSKGRDHRIPCDTVLLHHGVVPNTQAARSIGVPHIWSEAQQCFVPEAGRWGETAKEGVLIAGDGAGIGGAMAAEFAGRTAALKAAEELGRITAQERDRLAAPLFSRRSRETAVRPFLDAAYPPYAAALQPADSTIICRCEEVTAGDIRNYAKLGCLGPNQAKAFGRAGMGPCQGRYCGPAVTALLAEANGQTPDETGYYRIRPPIKPVTLGELAAMDDPSASTAE, from the coding sequence ATGCAACACTGTGATCTTGCCATCATCGGCGCCGGCCCTGCCGGTATGGCCGCAGCTGCCGAGGCCGCGCAGCGGGGCCTGAGTGTGATCTTGCTGGATGAGCAGAGCCGCCCCGGCGGGCAGATCTACCGCGATGTCGATCGCGCCGCCGGCCCGCGCGGCGCCATCCTGGGGCAGGAATACCTGCACGGGACCACCCTGACAGCGGGCCTTGGCCAGGGGGGGATCTGCTATGTGCCCGGCGCCATCGTCTGGGCGATCGAGGACGGCTTCCGCATTTCCTTTACCCGCCAGGGGCGCGGCGATCAGATCGAAGCAGACCGGGTGATTCTGGCAACCGGCGCGCTGGAGCGCCCGATGCCGGTTCCCGGCTGGACCCTGCCCGGTGTGATGACAGCAGGCGCTGCGCAGATCCTGTTGAAGCAATCCGGCGTTCTGCCGCGCCGCGCGGTGCTCACCGGGAGCGGTCCGCTGCTTTATCTGATCGCGGCGCAGATGGTGCGCGCCGGCACGCCGCCGCTGGCGCTGGTCGAAACCCAGACTGGCATCAGCCCGATGGCATCAGCCCGCCACCTTCCCGGCGCATTGCGCGGCTGGCGCTATCTGGTCAAGGGCTTGAAAATGCTGACAGAGATCAAGCGTGCCGGCGTGCCCCGCTATACCGGCGCGACCGGGATCGCGGTGGCGGGCAGCATCCAGGCCGAGGCGGTGGCATTCCGCAGCAAGGGGCGCGATCACCGCATCCCCTGCGATACCGTCCTGCTGCATCACGGGGTGGTGCCGAACACCCAGGCCGCCCGCTCGATCGGGGTGCCGCATATCTGGTCCGAGGCGCAGCAGTGTTTTGTGCCCGAGGCCGGGAGGTGGGGCGAGACCGCCAAGGAAGGTGTGCTGATCGCCGGGGATGGCGCCGGCATCGGCGGCGCCATGGCCGCCGAATTCGCGGGCCGTACCGCAGCCCTGAAAGCGGCAGAGGAGCTGGGCCGGATCACCGCGCAGGAGCGCGACCGGCTTGCCGCGCCGCTGTTCAGCCGGCGCAGCCGGGAAACCGCTGTGCGGCCGTTTCTGGATGCGGCCTATCCGCCCTATGCTGCGGCTTTGCAGCCTGCGGACAGCACCATTATCTGCCGCTGCGAGGAAGTCACGGCAGGTGACATCCGCAACTATGCCAAACTTGGCTGTCTTGGTCCAAACCAGGCCAAGGCCTTTGGCCGCGCTGGTATGGGGCCATGCCAGGGCCGCTATTGCGGGCCGGCCGTGACCGCGCTTTTGGCCGAGGCCAACGGGCAGACACCGGATGAGACAGGTTATTACCGGATCCGCCCGCCGATCAAACCCGTAACACTGGGCGAACTGGCTGCGATGGACGACCCATCCGCCAGCACCGCTGAATAG
- a CDS encoding RidA family protein, with protein sequence MIERIETGPRMSKIVKHNGVAYLCGQVGDGADVAAQTRDCLSRVEALLEQAGSSPQQILQAIVWLADMKDFAGMNAVWDAWVPQGHAPARACGEARLARPDLKVEIIVTAAC encoded by the coding sequence GTGATCGAACGGATCGAAACCGGCCCCCGCATGAGCAAGATCGTGAAGCACAACGGCGTGGCCTATCTCTGCGGTCAGGTCGGGGACGGCGCGGACGTGGCCGCGCAGACCCGCGATTGCCTGTCCCGGGTCGAGGCGCTGCTGGAACAGGCCGGCTCCTCGCCGCAGCAGATCCTGCAGGCGATTGTCTGGCTCGCCGACATGAAGGATTTTGCCGGGATGAATGCGGTTTGGGACGCCTGGGTGCCGCAAGGCCACGCCCCGGCCCGGGCCTGCGGCGAGGCGCGGCTGGCGCGGCCGGATCTGAAGGTGGAAATCATCGTGACTGCGGCCTGCTGA